Proteins found in one Triticum aestivum cultivar Chinese Spring chromosome 4D, IWGSC CS RefSeq v2.1, whole genome shotgun sequence genomic segment:
- the LOC123099902 gene encoding transcription initiation factor TFIID subunit 11 yields the protein MAASAAHVAALAAILLFIPSLLATVAAQQGKAKAFCISQFAIASQACSILPPSPPEDDHHHHHDDDDDDDDDDDDDDDDDEHHGGDGDRRLRGRHGHAAVINISSLGLMAANNDSSEVHVARNGTGHHGGNHTRRGRGRGRLRGTGRGRRGRVRDGDEDPDHDDDHEEDPDHDDDHEEDSDHDDDHDDEPDDDDDDDDDDHEHNDDDHEHHHDEELRAYRDCCRWLQEVQKDCVCEALLRLPPFLVKPQHKYVVRVGRTCRIVYRCGGV from the coding sequence ATGGCGGCATCGGCGGCCCACGTCGCGGCCCTGGCCGCCATACTCCTCTTCATCCCTTCCCTCCTCGCCACTGTCGCCGCGCAGCAGGGCAAGGCCAAGGCCTTCTGCATCAGCCAGTTCGCCATCGCCAGTCAGGCTTGCTCCATCCTGCCGCCCAGCCCCCCGGAGGACGACCATCACCACCaccacgacgacgatgatgatgacgacgacgacgatgacgacgacgacgacgacgacgagcacCATGGCGGCGACGGTGACCGCCGCCTCCGTGGACGCCATGGCCACGCGGCGGTCATCAACATCTCGTCCCTTGGCCTGATGGCGGCAAACAACGACAGCAGCGAAGTTCACGTTGCAAGAAACGGCACCGGTCACCATGGCGGCAACCACACCcgccgcgggcgcgggcgcgggcgtctTCGTGGTACTGGACGCGGCCGGCGTGGGCGTGTGCGCGACGGTGATGAGGACCCGGACCATGACGACGACCACGAGGAGGACCCCGACCATGATGATGACCATGAGGAGGACTCCGACCACGACGACGACCATGACGACGAacctgatgacgatgacgacgacgacgacgacgaccacgAGCACAATGACGACGACCACGAGCACCACCACGACGAGGAGCTTCGGGCGTACCGCGACTGCTGCCGGTGGCTGCAGGAGGTGCAGAAGGACTGTGTGTGCGAGGCGCTCCTGCGGCTGCCGCCGTTCCTCGTGAAACCACAGCACAAGTACGTCGTCCGGGTGGGGCGGACGTGCCGGATCGTCTACCGCTGCGGCGGCGTGTAG